In Herbaspirillum sp. WKF16, one genomic interval encodes:
- the rfaE1 gene encoding D-glycero-beta-D-manno-heptose-7-phosphate kinase — MDIAAAWDSARILIVGDVMLDRYWFGEVNRISPEAPVPVVRVERREERLGGAANVARNTASLGARTALLGVTGDDEPASVVESMLGEMGIASHLNRDATISTIVKLRVIGRQQQLVRIDFEESPTDDVLRDKLTQFNSLVADYDVIVFSDYAKGSLVNVAEMIAAARKLGKRILVDPKGDDFSRYAGASVLTPNKSEMVRIVGQWKGEEDLTARAQNLRAQLNLEALLLTRSEEGMSLYRDGDVRHFPTMAREVFDVSGAGDTVIATLAVMLGAGAPLVDAVTMANRAGGIVVGKLGTATVTREELLEG; from the coding sequence ATGGATATCGCCGCAGCCTGGGATTCCGCCCGCATCCTCATCGTGGGCGACGTCATGCTGGACCGTTACTGGTTCGGTGAAGTCAACCGCATTTCGCCCGAGGCGCCGGTGCCGGTGGTGCGCGTCGAACGCCGCGAGGAGCGCCTGGGCGGCGCCGCCAACGTCGCGCGCAATACCGCCAGCCTGGGCGCCAGGACCGCGCTGCTGGGCGTGACCGGCGACGACGAACCGGCCAGCGTGGTGGAGAGCATGCTGGGCGAGATGGGCATCGCCAGCCACCTGAACCGCGACGCCACCATCTCCACCATCGTCAAGCTGCGCGTGATCGGGCGCCAGCAGCAGCTGGTGCGCATCGACTTCGAGGAGTCGCCCACCGACGACGTCCTGCGCGACAAGCTCACGCAGTTCAACTCGCTGGTGGCCGACTATGACGTCATCGTCTTCTCCGACTACGCCAAGGGCAGCCTGGTCAACGTGGCCGAGATGATCGCGGCGGCGCGCAAGCTGGGCAAGCGCATCCTGGTCGATCCCAAGGGCGACGATTTCTCGCGCTACGCCGGGGCCTCGGTGCTCACGCCCAACAAGTCGGAGATGGTGCGCATCGTCGGCCAGTGGAAGGGCGAGGAAGACCTCACCGCGCGTGCGCAGAACCTGCGCGCGCAGCTGAACCTGGAAGCGCTGCTGCTGACCCGCTCGGAAGAGGGCATGAGCCTGTACCGCGACGGCGACGTGCGGCATTTCCCGACCATGGCCCGTGAGGTGTTCGACGTCTCCGGCGCCGGCGACACCGTCATCGCCACGCTGGCCGTCATGCTGGGCGCCGGGGCGCCGCTGGTGGACGCGGTCACCATGGCCAACCGCGCCGGCGGCATCGTGGTGGGCAAACTGGGCACGGCCACCGTCACCCGCGAGGAGCTGCTGGAGGGCTGA
- a CDS encoding UDP-glucose dehydrogenase family protein: MKITIIGTGYVGLVTGACLAELGNDVFCLDVDQSKVDILNNGGIPIHEPGLEDVVARNRAAGRLQFSTDVAASVAHGDIQFIAVGTPPDEDGSADLQYVLAAARNIGRHMSGFKVVVDKSTVPVGTADKVRAAIADELGLRGQAGAAFSVVSNPEFLKEGAAVEDFMRPDRIVIGHDQTADGLRAQALMKKLYAPFNRNHERTYWMDVRSAEFTKYAANAMLATRISFMNELANLADKVGADIEAVRHGIGSDPRIGHSFLYAGCGYGGSCFPKDVQALERTARDYGQELLILQAVENVNNLQKHVLGKKVVARFGEDLAGKHFAIWGLAFKPNTDDMREASSRVLVGELVRRGATVAVYDPVAMKEGARVLKLDFAGEAGLLARIRFAESPMDALQGADALTIVTEWKAFRSPDFERVKAALKNPVIFDGRNLFEPQVMADSGIEYYGIGRSLAGQA; encoded by the coding sequence ATGAAAATCACCATTATCGGCACCGGCTATGTGGGCCTTGTGACCGGCGCCTGCCTGGCCGAATTGGGCAACGACGTGTTTTGCCTGGACGTCGACCAGTCCAAGGTCGACATCCTCAACAACGGCGGCATTCCCATCCATGAGCCGGGCCTGGAAGACGTCGTGGCGCGCAACCGCGCCGCCGGCCGCCTGCAATTTTCCACCGACGTCGCCGCCAGCGTGGCGCACGGCGATATCCAGTTCATCGCCGTCGGCACCCCGCCCGACGAGGACGGCTCGGCCGACCTGCAATACGTGCTGGCCGCCGCGCGCAACATCGGCCGCCACATGAGCGGTTTCAAGGTGGTGGTGGACAAATCCACCGTGCCGGTCGGCACCGCCGACAAGGTGCGCGCCGCCATCGCCGACGAGCTGGGCCTGCGCGGCCAGGCCGGCGCCGCATTCTCGGTGGTCTCCAATCCGGAGTTCCTCAAGGAAGGCGCCGCGGTGGAGGACTTCATGCGCCCCGACCGCATCGTCATCGGCCACGACCAGACCGCCGACGGCCTGCGCGCCCAGGCGCTGATGAAGAAGCTGTACGCGCCCTTCAACCGCAACCACGAGCGCACCTACTGGATGGATGTGCGCTCCGCCGAATTCACCAAGTACGCGGCCAACGCCATGCTGGCCACGCGCATTTCGTTCATGAACGAGCTGGCCAACCTGGCCGACAAGGTCGGCGCCGACATCGAGGCGGTGCGCCACGGCATCGGTTCCGATCCGCGCATCGGCCACAGCTTCCTGTACGCCGGCTGCGGCTACGGCGGCTCCTGCTTCCCCAAGGACGTGCAGGCGCTGGAACGCACCGCGCGCGACTACGGCCAGGAATTGCTGATCCTGCAGGCGGTGGAAAACGTCAACAACCTGCAGAAGCACGTGCTGGGCAAGAAGGTCGTCGCCCGTTTCGGCGAAGACCTGGCCGGCAAGCACTTCGCGATCTGGGGCCTGGCGTTCAAGCCCAACACCGACGACATGCGCGAAGCCTCTTCGCGCGTGCTGGTCGGCGAGCTGGTGCGCCGCGGCGCCACCGTCGCGGTGTACGACCCGGTGGCGATGAAGGAGGGCGCGCGCGTGCTCAAGCTGGACTTCGCCGGCGAGGCCGGACTGCTGGCGCGCATCCGCTTCGCCGAGAGCCCGATGGACGCCCTGCAGGGCGCCGACGCCCTGACCATCGTCACCGAATGGAAGGCCTTCCGCAGCCCGGACTTCGAGCGCGTCAAGGCGGCGCTGAAGAACCCGGTGATCTTCGACGGCCGCAACCTGTTCGAGCCGCAGGTGATGGCCGACAGCGGCATCGAATACTACGGCATCGGCCGTTCGCTGGCCGGCCAGGCCTGA
- the lapB gene encoding lipopolysaccharide assembly protein LapB: MEFEFWWLLGIPVFFGLGWIAARVDINQLLSESRTLPRGYFKGLNFLLNEQPDKAIDAFIEIVKLDPETVELHFALGNLFRRRGETERAIRVHQNLLARPDLPAEHHGHALYELGQDYLKAGLLDRAEETFNKLIDTQYSAQAGRALLEIYQREKEWTRAISAAEILQATGAGGRQREIAQFYCELAADELVRTNADAAIALLDKALGADRKSVRATMLMGDALRAKGDIEGALETWRRVEHQSVPHTALVAQRLMDGYLAVARPQEGINLLRAYLAEAPSIDLLEVAFKAVLDAEGVEAANNLVSEELRRTPTLLGLDKFLEARMMTAPQNVRPELSVVKTLVHGYTQKLARYQCSHCGFKARQFYWQCPGCSHWETYPPRRTEELNVMN; encoded by the coding sequence ATGGAATTTGAATTCTGGTGGTTGCTCGGCATTCCCGTCTTCTTCGGACTGGGCTGGATTGCCGCGCGGGTTGACATCAACCAGCTCCTGTCGGAGTCGCGCACCTTGCCGCGCGGCTACTTCAAGGGCCTTAATTTCCTGCTCAACGAGCAGCCCGACAAGGCCATCGACGCCTTCATCGAAATCGTCAAGCTCGACCCCGAAACGGTGGAGCTGCATTTCGCGCTGGGCAACCTGTTCCGCCGCCGCGGCGAGACCGAGCGCGCCATCCGTGTGCACCAGAACCTGCTGGCGCGTCCCGACCTGCCGGCCGAGCATCACGGCCACGCGCTCTACGAGCTGGGCCAGGATTACCTGAAGGCCGGCCTGCTGGACCGCGCCGAGGAAACCTTCAACAAGCTGATCGACACGCAATACAGCGCCCAGGCAGGACGCGCGCTGCTGGAAATCTACCAGCGCGAGAAGGAGTGGACGCGGGCCATCTCGGCCGCCGAGATCCTGCAGGCCACCGGCGCCGGCGGCCGCCAGCGCGAGATCGCGCAGTTCTACTGCGAGCTGGCCGCCGACGAGCTGGTGCGCACCAACGCCGACGCCGCCATCGCCCTGCTCGACAAGGCGCTGGGCGCCGACCGCAAGAGCGTGCGCGCCACCATGCTGATGGGCGACGCGCTGCGCGCCAAGGGCGACATCGAAGGCGCGCTGGAAACCTGGCGCCGGGTCGAGCACCAGAGCGTGCCGCACACGGCGCTGGTGGCGCAGCGCCTGATGGACGGCTACCTGGCCGTGGCGCGGCCGCAGGAAGGCATCAACCTGCTGCGCGCCTATCTCGCCGAGGCGCCTTCGATCGACCTGCTGGAAGTGGCCTTCAAGGCCGTGCTGGACGCCGAAGGCGTCGAGGCCGCCAACAACCTGGTCAGCGAAGAGCTGCGCCGCACACCGACGCTGCTGGGCCTGGACAAGTTCCTGGAGGCGCGCATGATGACGGCGCCGCAGAACGTGCGGCCGGAACTGTCGGTGGTCAAGACCCTGGTGCACGGCTACACGCAGAAGCTGGCGCGCTACCAGTGCAGCCATTGCGGGTTCAAGGCGCGCCAGTTCTATTGGCAATGCCCGGGCTGCAGCCATTGGGAAACCTATCCGCCGCGCCGCACCGAAGAATTGAATGTCATGAATTGA
- a CDS encoding LapA family protein yields MKIVSRLIAAILFVLFFFFALRNTQEVTMHLFLGYERTDPLVLVLLAFFVVGAVLGVLAMTPMVFRHRREAARYKKALAQIQKQQEEIAQVQAQPPLPDSVITAQHIL; encoded by the coding sequence ATGAAAATAGTGTCGAGATTGATTGCGGCCATCCTGTTCGTCCTTTTCTTTTTCTTCGCGCTGCGCAATACCCAGGAAGTGACCATGCACCTCTTCCTCGGCTATGAGCGCACCGATCCGCTGGTGCTGGTCCTGCTGGCCTTCTTCGTGGTCGGCGCCGTGCTGGGCGTGCTGGCGATGACGCCGATGGTGTTCCGCCATCGCCGCGAAGCCGCGCGCTACAAGAAGGCGCTGGCGCAGATCCAGAAGCAGCAGGAGGAGATCGCCCAGGTCCAGGCCCAGCCGCCGCTGCCGGACAGCGTGATCACGGCGCAGCACATTCTCTAA
- a CDS encoding integration host factor subunit beta — MTKSELIARLAERYPQLVAKDADYAVKTILDAMVDALATGQRIEIRGFGSFALNRRPPRIGRNPKSGDKVMVPEKRVPHFKPGKELRERVDAMVGQPIRED; from the coding sequence ATGACAAAGTCGGAGCTGATTGCCCGCTTGGCTGAGCGTTATCCGCAGCTGGTTGCTAAGGATGCGGATTACGCGGTCAAAACCATCCTCGATGCCATGGTCGACGCGCTTGCGACCGGCCAGCGCATCGAGATCCGCGGTTTTGGCAGCTTTGCGCTGAATCGGCGCCCGCCGCGCATCGGCCGCAATCCCAAGTCCGGCGACAAGGTGATGGTTCCTGAAAAACGGGTGCCTCACTTCAAGCCGGGCAAGGAATTGCGCGAGCGGGTGGACGCCATGGTGGGGCAACCCATCAGGGAAGACTGA
- the rpsA gene encoding 30S ribosomal protein S1, producing MRSGEVISAEVVRLDHNFVIVNAGLKSEAFIPVEEFKNDNGEVEVNVGDFISVAIESLENGFGDTILSRDKAKRLASWLSLEKAMESGEIVTGTVNGKVKGGLTVLTNGIRAFLPGSLVDTRPVKDTTPFEGKTLEFKVIKLDRKRNNVVLSRRAVIEASMGEERAKLMETLKEGTVVTGIVKNITDYGAFVDLGGIDGLLHITDLAWRRVRHPSEVLSVGQEITAKVLKYDQEKNRVSLGVKQLGDDPWTGLSRRYPQGTRLFGKVTNLTDYGAFVEVEQGIEGLVHVSEMDWTNKNVAPNKVVQLGDEVEVMVLEIDEERRRISLGMKQCKPNPWDDFAMSHKKGDKVRGSIKSITDFGVFIGLTGNIDGLVHLSDLSWTEAGEEAVRKFKKGDELEAVVLAIDVERERVSLGVKQLEGDPFNNFAALNDKGAIVTGTVKSVEPKGAVIALSEEVEGYLRASEISRDRVEDAGTHLKVGDSVEALVINIDRKARSIQLSIKAKDNAETQEAMQKMSADSNAASGTTSLGALLKAKFDNKN from the coding sequence ATGCGTTCGGGTGAAGTCATTTCGGCAGAAGTCGTGCGCCTGGATCACAACTTCGTGATCGTGAACGCCGGCCTGAAGTCCGAAGCTTTCATCCCTGTTGAAGAATTCAAGAACGACAACGGCGAAGTCGAAGTCAACGTCGGCGACTTCATTTCCGTTGCGATCGAATCGCTGGAAAACGGCTTCGGCGACACCATCCTGTCGCGCGACAAGGCCAAGCGTCTGGCATCGTGGCTCTCGCTGGAAAAGGCGATGGAGTCCGGCGAGATCGTCACCGGCACCGTCAACGGCAAGGTCAAGGGCGGCCTGACCGTTCTGACCAACGGCATCCGCGCCTTCCTGCCGGGTTCGCTGGTCGACACCCGTCCGGTCAAGGACACCACCCCGTTCGAAGGCAAGACCCTGGAATTCAAGGTCATCAAGCTGGACCGCAAGCGCAACAACGTCGTTCTGTCGCGCCGTGCCGTGATCGAAGCCTCGATGGGCGAAGAGCGCGCCAAGCTGATGGAAACCCTGAAGGAAGGCACCGTCGTCACCGGTATCGTCAAGAACATCACCGACTACGGCGCATTCGTCGACCTGGGCGGCATCGATGGCCTGCTGCACATCACCGACCTGGCATGGCGTCGCGTGCGTCACCCGTCGGAAGTCCTGTCGGTTGGCCAGGAGATCACCGCCAAGGTCCTCAAGTACGATCAAGAGAAGAACCGCGTTTCGCTGGGCGTCAAGCAACTGGGCGACGATCCCTGGACCGGTCTGTCGCGTCGCTACCCGCAAGGCACCCGCCTGTTCGGCAAGGTCACCAACCTGACCGACTACGGTGCGTTCGTGGAAGTCGAGCAAGGCATCGAAGGCCTGGTGCACGTCTCCGAAATGGACTGGACCAACAAGAACGTGGCTCCGAACAAGGTTGTCCAGCTGGGCGACGAAGTCGAAGTCATGGTCCTGGAAATCGACGAAGAGCGTCGCCGTATCTCCCTGGGCATGAAGCAGTGCAAGCCGAATCCTTGGGATGACTTCGCGATGAGCCACAAGAAGGGCGACAAGGTCCGTGGTTCGATCAAGTCGATCACCGACTTTGGCGTGTTCATCGGCCTGACCGGCAACATCGACGGCCTGGTGCACCTGTCCGACCTGTCCTGGACCGAAGCCGGCGAAGAAGCCGTGCGCAAGTTCAAGAAGGGCGACGAACTGGAAGCCGTGGTCCTGGCCATCGACGTCGAGCGCGAGCGCGTTTCGCTGGGCGTGAAGCAACTGGAAGGCGACCCGTTCAACAACTTCGCCGCCCTGAACGACAAGGGCGCGATCGTGACCGGCACCGTCAAGTCGGTGGAGCCGAAGGGCGCCGTGATCGCCCTGAGCGAAGAAGTCGAAGGCTACCTGCGTGCATCCGAAATCTCCCGCGACCGCGTGGAAGATGCCGGTACCCACCTGAAGGTCGGCGACTCCGTCGAAGCTCTGGTGATCAACATCGACCGCAAGGCTCGCAGCATCCAGCTGTCGATCAAGGCAAAGGACAACGCCGAGACCCAGGAAGCCATGCAGAAGATGTCGGCCGACTCCAACGCTGCATCCGGCACCACCAGCCTGGGCGCACTGTTGAAGGCCAAGTTCGACAACAAGAACTGA
- the cmk gene encoding (d)CMP kinase, which translates to MEKAKIPVIAIDGPTASGKGTVAQRVAQQLGFHYLDSGALYRLTALSVLRRGVALDDEHALAKAAEHLHCHFDGAHIFLANEDVTQAIRAEEVGNTASKIAALITVRQALYGLQLGFRKPPGLVADGRDMGTVIFPGARLKVFLTASVDARATRRHKQLIDKGFSANIADLSRDLKERDERDMNRSSAPLKPAEGAYHLDTSDMTADEAVQQVLSWYAALEH; encoded by the coding sequence ATGGAAAAAGCGAAAATTCCGGTCATCGCCATCGATGGCCCGACCGCATCGGGCAAGGGCACGGTGGCACAAAGGGTGGCTCAGCAGCTGGGCTTTCACTATCTCGATTCGGGCGCGCTGTACCGGCTGACGGCCCTGTCCGTGCTGCGGCGGGGCGTGGCGCTGGATGACGAGCACGCGCTGGCCAAGGCGGCCGAGCACTTGCATTGCCACTTCGACGGCGCCCACATCTTCCTGGCCAACGAGGACGTGACCCAGGCCATCCGCGCCGAAGAGGTCGGCAACACGGCCTCGAAGATTGCCGCCCTGATAACGGTGCGGCAGGCCCTCTACGGCCTGCAGCTGGGCTTTCGCAAGCCGCCCGGCCTGGTCGCCGACGGCCGCGACATGGGGACGGTGATCTTCCCCGGCGCCCGCCTGAAGGTGTTTTTGACCGCCAGTGTGGACGCGCGCGCCACAAGGCGCCATAAGCAATTGATTGACAAGGGTTTTTCTGCTAATATCGCAGACCTTTCCAGGGATTTGAAGGAACGCGACGAACGCGACATGAATCGCTCGTCGGCGCCGTTGAAGCCCGCGGAAGGCGCATATCACCTGGATACTTCCGACATGACCGCTGATGAAGCGGTGCAGCAGGTGCTCAGTTGGTACGCCGCCCTGGAGCATTGA
- the aroA gene encoding 3-phosphoshikimate 1-carboxyvinyltransferase translates to MKQPSYPRHIDLAPVPHVQGTVKLPGSKSISNRILLLAALAGGTTRILDLLASDDTLVMLMALQTLGVKWEQIEGTQDYIVHGVNGVLPVHQADLFMGNAGTAIRPLTAALAVLGGDYTLHGVPRMHERPIGDLVDALNAVGMRIDYTGNPGYPPLHIRRGQLSSTRMKVRGNVSSQFLTALLMAAPLMAREEPMQIEVVGELISKPYIEITLNLMRRFGVEVERDGWQQFTIQAGQNYRSPGTIHVEGDASSASYFLAAGAIAGGPIRVEGVGRDSIQGDVRFVEALEQMGATITMGENWIEASSNGPLKAIDTDFNHIPDAAMTIAVAALYADGPSTLRNIASWRVKETDRLAAMATELRKLGAEVEEGEDYLKVTPPAEIGAAAIDTYDDHRMAMCFSLASLDGALRRGNRIRINDPKCVAKTFPDYFAVFKKIAEQTLI, encoded by the coding sequence ATGAAACAGCCTTCCTACCCCCGACATATCGACCTGGCGCCGGTGCCGCACGTGCAGGGCACGGTCAAGCTGCCGGGCTCGAAAAGCATCTCCAACCGCATCCTGCTGCTGGCCGCGCTGGCCGGCGGCACCACCCGCATCCTCGACCTGCTGGCCTCGGACGACACGCTGGTCATGCTGATGGCGCTGCAGACGCTGGGCGTGAAGTGGGAGCAGATCGAGGGCACGCAAGACTACATCGTGCACGGCGTCAACGGCGTGCTGCCGGTGCACCAGGCCGACCTCTTCATGGGCAACGCCGGCACCGCGATCCGCCCGCTGACGGCGGCGCTGGCCGTGCTGGGCGGCGACTACACGCTGCATGGCGTGCCGCGCATGCATGAGCGGCCCATCGGCGACCTGGTCGACGCGCTCAACGCGGTCGGCATGCGCATCGACTACACCGGCAATCCCGGCTATCCGCCGCTGCACATCCGCCGCGGCCAGCTGAGCTCCACCCGCATGAAGGTGCGCGGCAACGTGTCCAGCCAGTTCCTGACCGCGCTGCTGATGGCCGCACCCCTGATGGCGCGCGAAGAGCCGATGCAGATCGAGGTGGTCGGCGAACTGATTTCCAAGCCCTACATCGAGATCACGCTGAACCTGATGCGCCGCTTCGGCGTCGAGGTCGAGCGCGACGGCTGGCAGCAGTTCACCATCCAGGCCGGCCAGAACTACCGCAGCCCGGGCACCATCCACGTCGAAGGCGACGCCTCCTCGGCCTCGTATTTCCTGGCCGCGGGCGCCATCGCCGGCGGGCCGATCCGGGTCGAAGGCGTGGGCCGCGACAGCATCCAGGGCGATGTGCGCTTCGTGGAGGCGCTGGAGCAGATGGGCGCCACCATCACCATGGGTGAGAACTGGATCGAGGCTTCGTCCAACGGTCCGCTAAAAGCCATCGATACCGACTTCAACCATATTCCCGACGCCGCCATGACCATCGCCGTGGCCGCGCTGTACGCCGACGGCCCCAGCACGCTGCGCAACATCGCCAGCTGGCGCGTCAAGGAAACCGACCGCCTGGCCGCCATGGCCACCGAGCTGCGCAAGCTCGGCGCCGAGGTGGAGGAGGGGGAAGACTATCTCAAGGTGACGCCGCCGGCCGAGATCGGCGCGGCCGCCATCGATACCTACGACGACCACCGCATGGCCATGTGTTTCTCCCTGGCATCGCTGGACGGCGCCTTGCGCCGCGGCAACCGCATCCGCATCAACGACCCCAAGTGCGTCGCCAAGACCTTCCCGGATTACTTCGCCGTCTTCAAAAAGATTGCCGAGCAAACCCTGATCTGA
- a CDS encoding prephenate dehydrogenase, whose product MFNKVVIFGVGLIGGSFALALRQAGQAAQIVGVGRSAESLARARELGIIDAIALDPAAAVEGADLILLAAPVAQTEAILASIAPHLAPHALVTDAGSTKSDVVAAARKALGSRIAQFVPGHPIAGREKHGPEAALADLYVGKKVVITALPENDAAAVERVAAAWQACGAVIHRLSPQEHDAVFASVSHLPHVLAFALVDDIAGKPHADTLFQYAASGFRDFTRIAGSSPEMWRDITLANRDALLTEVDAYLAQLASMRQMIAAGDGAALEKIYASAQHARLQWAGAIEAAERKPS is encoded by the coding sequence GTGTTCAACAAAGTCGTCATTTTCGGCGTCGGCCTGATCGGTGGATCCTTCGCGCTGGCATTGCGCCAGGCCGGGCAGGCCGCGCAGATCGTCGGCGTCGGCCGCTCCGCCGAGAGCCTGGCGCGCGCGCGCGAGCTGGGCATCATCGACGCCATCGCGCTGGACCCGGCCGCCGCCGTCGAGGGCGCCGACCTCATCCTGCTGGCCGCGCCGGTGGCGCAGACCGAAGCCATCCTGGCGTCCATCGCGCCGCACCTGGCGCCGCACGCGCTGGTCACCGACGCCGGCAGCACCAAGAGCGACGTGGTCGCCGCAGCGCGCAAGGCGCTGGGATCCCGGATCGCGCAGTTCGTGCCGGGCCATCCCATCGCCGGACGCGAGAAGCACGGCCCCGAGGCCGCGCTGGCCGACCTGTATGTGGGCAAGAAAGTCGTGATCACCGCCTTGCCGGAGAACGACGCCGCCGCTGTCGAGCGCGTGGCCGCCGCCTGGCAGGCCTGCGGCGCGGTGATCCATCGCCTCTCGCCGCAGGAGCATGACGCCGTGTTCGCCTCGGTCAGCCACCTTCCGCACGTGCTGGCCTTCGCCCTGGTCGACGACATCGCCGGCAAGCCGCACGCCGACACGCTGTTCCAATATGCTGCCAGCGGTTTTCGCGATTTCACCCGCATCGCCGGCTCCTCGCCGGAGATGTGGCGCGACATCACGCTGGCCAACCGCGACGCGCTGTTGACCGAAGTGGACGCCTACCTGGCGCAGTTGGCCTCGATGCGCCAGATGATCGCCGCCGGCGACGGCGCGGCGCTGGAAAAAATCTATGCGAGCGCACAGCACGCGCGGCTGCAGTGGGCGGGCGCCATCGAGGCAGCCGAGCGCAAGCCGTCCTGA
- the hisC gene encoding histidinol-phosphate transaminase, translating to MSKQLAPDYVRAIAPYQAGKPIAEVAREFGLDEAAIVKLASNENPLGMPESARLAMQQAVAELGRYPDANGFELKAAISAKYDVPQSWVTLGNGSNDILEIAAHAFVQPGQSVVYAQYGFLVYALATQAVGARAIEVPAKDFGHDLQAMAQAITADTRLVYLANPNNPTGTFVSAAELEAFLKAVPADVVVVLDEAYNEYLAAEHQYESTAWVRQYPNLVVSRTMSKAYGLAGLRVGFAIAQPEVTDLMNRIRQPFNVNSLAQAAAVAALNDQAFLRKSAEVNSAGYGQLTAAFDELKLSYVPSYGNFVLVKVGEDDGAGARVNLALLKKGIIVRPVGNYGLPQWLRISIGLPEENAAFIAALKTVLA from the coding sequence ATGTCCAAACAACTCGCCCCCGACTACGTCCGCGCCATCGCTCCCTACCAGGCCGGCAAGCCCATTGCCGAGGTGGCGCGCGAATTCGGCCTGGACGAGGCCGCCATCGTCAAGCTGGCGTCCAATGAGAACCCGCTGGGCATGCCGGAATCGGCCAGGCTGGCGATGCAGCAGGCGGTGGCTGAACTGGGCCGCTATCCCGATGCCAACGGCTTCGAGCTCAAGGCCGCCATCAGCGCCAAGTACGACGTGCCGCAGAGCTGGGTCACGCTGGGCAACGGCAGCAACGACATCCTCGAGATCGCCGCGCACGCTTTCGTGCAGCCCGGGCAATCGGTGGTGTATGCGCAGTACGGCTTCCTGGTCTACGCCTTGGCCACCCAGGCCGTCGGCGCGCGCGCCATCGAGGTGCCGGCCAAGGACTTCGGCCACGACCTGCAGGCCATGGCGCAGGCGATCACCGCCGACACCCGCCTGGTGTACCTGGCCAATCCCAACAACCCGACCGGCACCTTCGTTTCCGCGGCCGAGCTGGAAGCCTTCCTGAAGGCGGTGCCGGCCGACGTGGTGGTGGTGCTGGACGAGGCCTACAACGAATACCTGGCCGCCGAGCACCAGTATGAGTCGACCGCCTGGGTGCGCCAGTATCCCAACCTGGTGGTCTCGCGCACCATGTCCAAGGCCTATGGCCTGGCCGGCCTGCGCGTCGGTTTCGCGATCGCCCAGCCGGAAGTGACCGACCTGATGAACCGCATCCGCCAGCCCTTCAACGTCAACTCGCTGGCCCAGGCCGCGGCCGTGGCGGCGCTCAACGACCAGGCCTTCCTGCGCAAGAGCGCCGAAGTCAACAGCGCCGGCTATGGCCAGCTGACCGCGGCGTTCGACGAGCTCAAGCTCAGCTATGTGCCGTCCTACGGCAACTTCGTGCTGGTGAAGGTCGGCGAGGACGACGGCGCCGGCGCGCGCGTGAACCTGGCGCTGTTGAAGAAAGGCATCATCGTGCGACCGGTGGGCAACTACGGCTTGCCGCAATGGCTGCGCATCTCCATCGGCCTGCCGGAAGAGAACGCCGCCTTCATCGCCGCCCTGAAAACCGTTCTCGCCTGA